In Lolium rigidum isolate FL_2022 chromosome 7, APGP_CSIRO_Lrig_0.1, whole genome shotgun sequence, the DNA window TCCACGAACTGATATTTTTTTTAATCAAGAGTTGTTTCGAAATCAAAAAAGAAAGGAGATATGGATATACCACGTGGTTTGTAGAAACTCATGTACGGAAGCAAAGTGATGAACCCTTCTCTCTTCCATAGCTTCTTCCAGTGTAGTGAGTTGAGATTAATCTGGTATATCCCATGGTCcgtggtgaagccaatgtccgtgGTGACGAAAAGGATATCACTGCCCTCCACAGATCCCATCGGTGTAAGTAATGCGTTGTGAATTGTAATGGGAAGAAAGCTCTTGAGATCGATGACTCCGCGCTGAGTCCACGACATAGCTCCGTCGGAACTCATCTGCCTTGACCACAAGCGGAGAATTAACTTGTAGTTGAGGCTTGCAAACCCCAAACTGCAATCTTGCATCGCCATGAGAATAGAGTCATCCGGAAGCCCAGCTCCGGCCGGCGCTTCGAGCACCGACAAGAAATCAGAGGCCACGTCGTACTTGAGGATGTATGTAGTATCATCAGGAAAATACGTGAACATGAAGTAGAGCCCGTCTCGGACGAGGACACACCGTGAAGCCACGAAGGCATCACCAAGATGTAGGCTAGGGCAGAGCTTGCTCCACTCACCGGTCTCCGGCGAGAACACGCAGGCGCGTGCGATGCCCCTGTCCACGTCGATGAGGACCACCCGGAAGGGCCCATCGTGGCAGGCGCGGTGGTTGCAGCCGGCAACGCCACAGAGCACCGCGGCGGAACTGGCGCTCCAGGACTTGGTGGGCGTGGGCGCGCCCAGCACGCTCCGGCGTCCCGTCATGGGGTCCCAGACGGCGACCTCCGTCAACCGTCCCCGATTGTCCAAGCCCTTgaggaggacgcggccgtggcggcaGTCCAGCGCGACGTACTTCCGGCCGTCCCAGCCGTCGTCTGGGATGCGCCCGCGGAACTTGGCGGTGGTCGAGACCAGCTCCGGGACGCGGTCGTTGTCCGAGGACTTGAAGAGGAAGCCAAGCATCGGGGGAGCTCCGTGGAACTCGAGGTAGCGACCGTGGAAGGCATTGCTAGTGAGGCGGCTGAGCCAGAGCTTGCtggcaagggaggcgcacaggAGGCTCTCCGGCTCGTCCGGTGGGAGGCGGAGGAAGATCTCCTCGAGGATCGCATCCGGCAGCGCCATGGTCCGTCGCTGACTATCGGGATGTGGCCGATGTTGAGAAGTTATTGTTTGAGTTGGCGCAGAGATGGAGACGAAGCAACTAGATGATCATGATGTGTAGGTGTCGCTCTCACGGTTCAGTTCAGGTCAAACCAGTTGTTCTACTTCCTGTCTAATAGATGGGGCCAGCGAGTGGGCTCCCGCTGCCAACGGAGTAAAACCACGATTTCACGTCGGTGCGCGCTAGTTGTCAGCGGATCGGTTACGTGGCTTCCATCCGACGCAGAATGTATGTAGGGGTGTTCACATAGTCAGGTGTCCAAATCGACTGATTCTATCAAAATGAATGATAAGAGCATCTCAGTTGCGTCCCCCGACAAGATAATTTTGGACACGTTTAGAGACAGGGCCGGAAAAAGAGACTacaaatctgtacaaaaaagagaccATTCCCAGCCGTGTTCCTCAAACGGAGTCCGAATGCATACATTTTAATAGAGGGGATAATCCCATGTAGAAAAAGTAGATGAGAGAAAGTGTAGGAAAAAAAATGGTATGTGGAGACTAGGGATTGCATGCATGTGGACTATGTTTTTGTGTCCGACGTCTCAGGTAGAGACTCTACCGGGAAGACCGTACACAAAATGAGGTGCTATTTAGCTTTGGAGACGCAACTGGACAACTTTTTTCTCTATTTCTTGTCCGCGGTCCTCCAAACATCATTtagggggacgcgactgaagatgctctaatcaTACAACTTTACACTTGCTTACGAAATCAGGCGAAATGTCTAACATAGAAGTGCAGCCTAAAGCAGGATTACGAGTCGAGGAGTCGTAGGGGTACCGATTCATAGACTAGTCATGACTAGGATTACGAGTCGAGGAGTCGTAGGGGTACCAATTCATAGACTAGGCATGACTAGTCTAGACTACTGCTCGACTAGTTGACATGTACTTCAGCAGTAGCTAGTATAAAATACTTTCATATATAGCAACCAGATAAAAGATTTAGTAACTAAATCGACATAAGTTCAACACAAGTTACATACCATAATAATGCTAGAACCTAGAAGTTCATGTTATAGGTCTCAAATTATCTTGTCTAGATGATGAAACAATGTCTTTGAACTTCAGATTCATCCTCCACGTCCAAATATATTGCTTTATAGCTCTACACTTCCTTGTATTTAAGAAGCTGCGGATTTCATTCTTAATTTCCACCGATGCCTCTGGACAGTAATCTATCCCCAATTGAGTCCATCGACTCAAATACCACAACTACTCTATACTAGTCCATGACTAGTCGCTTGACCGCACAACTCTACAAACTAGTCAAGTGGAACAAGCACAACTCTACAAACTAGTCAAGTGGAACAAGCTAGACTAGACTAGTCGTTAGACTCATAATCcatgcctaagagcatctctaacagagcccgtaaatcccgccggaactgaacatttccggcggatttacgggttcgggccgaaacgcgcgcagatcagcgcccgaaaacatgggccggcccgtaaacgaagttcaggggcccgagaaaTCGAGCGGACAGCCGTATTAAAAGGGAtcacggaggggagttcggttcgcaaaccctactcccctccgccgttccTCTCCCTCCACTGCCGCTAGTCGccagctccgacgagcaatccacgTAGCCCGAGCAACCGATTCGAAGCCCGCCGCCACGCGATGGCTTCccgtggaggatccggcggccgtgccgcgggattgggcggcggcgactcaCCGCCGCATCCGCCTGTCTTCCACACCGACGCGGAGCGACGGAAGTGGAACAAGAGCGAGGGCGCTCGGAAGAGGAGCGCtcgccggtggacgaactgggggctcacgcccccagggaagctcgctCGCTACGGCCCCGCCGGCGagggctcctcctccggccagtcgagccgcgcaccgcggctgcccgtggcggagagcgaggaggaggacgacctcgtccccgcgcgctcgccgaccatctccgccggggactacgtccacggcagcgacgaggaggaggccatcctCGCTCAGGCGAAGGCGATCAGCGACGCGGAGGCTCGGGcgcgcttccgccgggaggaaGCCGACGCCGTCCGCCAGGTCAGGGAGTACGAGGCGACCCGCCGGGAAGcccgcgtccgccgcgtcaagctcgaaatagtcgagcttgacaaggACGACACGTGAAGATCTTCCACGCCGCCGACCATCTCCGCCAGCACCGACACCGCCGTGCGCCATAGGTCATataggccgcattttgcttagCTAGGTTGCGCTTGCCGGTGTACCAGTAATTACGTTTACGTATgtatgctcaatcggagcatctatGTCATCTAGAACTATGACCATCGCTAAATTTTACCCGCGCCATTTCGAATTCCTCTTTTCAGTTCCATTATACGGTTTCTATTCTGCGCCACTGCGAATTTCGACAGAACTCGCGTTTTCGGGTTTTCGGTGCACTGAACTCGGCGTTTTCGGTTTGCGTTTTTTCGgcctctactagagatgctctaaccaagCTAGACGAACTGAACTAACATTATTAGTCATGACCCATGGGAGAGCAAAGCACATTAACATAGGAAATAGCTCACAGTGCTTACATGAAAAACACAACATCCTTTGGCAGTACACTTGTACGCTATGCTTGTACGCCGCATTGGAACTTGGATCCATAAGATCAGCATTGAATTTGCCACCTGCGAACCATTGACGAGCAGACGAGATCATAGCAGCGTCATTACCTGACACACAAAACTGACCACAACAACTCTTTTCCCTCCTGTTCCGTAGGCAATACAGACCAGAGACAGCACATGAATTCCACTACACTAGGCGAGAGTCACCATCCGGCAGAAACAACAGCTGACCGTCTAGTTGCGCCAGTACTTAGCAGAAGGCCTATACATGATTAAAACGAGAAGTTCTCTGAAGTGAAATAGATCGTGGCATGACAAGCTCAACTTAGCTtcggaaaaaggctttgatgttgttgttgttgatgacgTTGTTGGTCGTGGCATGCCAGGCTCAAGATTCCTGTGCTTGTGGACGCAGGTTGCTTTTGAAAAGGTTCCCCATAATATGAACCAACTTCTGGGGCTGTTGCCACCACACGGGTTCAGAACCAACTGGGCTTCCATACACACCAGCTTCTGTGCTGTCCTTCTTTGTGATGCCATCTGAGAATTCACGCCAGCTAAGCATGGCACGCTTCAGCCGGGATGTTCGCTTACCAGTAACAAGATATTTGGTGTAGTCCCTAGCAAGGCGATACAACTCCTCTCCCCTGATTATATGGATATACTGCATAACAAAGAAAAGGATTTAGAAATCATATACGGGGGGTCCTTAGCGTTCATGGCCAATAAGAATATGAACACACTCATGCTATGTGTTCAGAAGTCTTGTCTTCAGCAGATGCGAGAATCAACAGCTTTGTTACTAATGGTACAACAAAGAATCAACATCCCTGGTAAGCTTCTCTAGTATGAAGGGTACTTTCACCCCTTTTTACTTACAAGTTAGTCCCCACGGATTAATATTTGTGGGAGATACAAAAACAGCTGTCACAAAGAAATAATGAAATATTTGACAAAAGCAGGAACAACAAGGATCTTTTTCTCAGTAACCCTATGGAGAATGTAAATCTCACTATTCTGTACTTCTATTATCTGCCTCATCCCTCTAAGTCAGCTAAGTACATTAACAGAAATGGGTGTTCAAAATAATAAATATATAATGTTATCTTCATGTATTTGTACAATCACCTATGGCTAAGAATAAACAGCAAAAAAGTTTGCACATGAAATAATTAAACTGCTTGATTAACATAGTATCTAAGCATCATAGAGATTGAAAAGTCTGCACGGAACTATCGCTAAAAAATATAATATTTCAGAATGAAGGACATTAGGACAATGATAAGAAAGACTGAAGCAATGCAATTACCGTGAGTACAAAAGCGACGGTTGCTAATAAAACTTGGACCATTTCATACAATGAATCCGTGAAAGACTCGTCATCTGAGCCATCAGAACCACCACTGCCTCCATAACGGTTATTATTTCCACCATTTCCACCAGATCCTTGTCCTGTAATCTTAGACAGTTGCTCCATAAGCAAGCCTTGTATGGACCATTGCTTTTTTGCTCCATCCATTGCTTTGTTCAAAGATTCCATAGAGAATTGCTgaaaataaagctaaaataagTCAAACAGATGGTTCCACAGAGCAATTGTGATTAACAGCCTTAATGTACTATGTGCTTGTTGTGTATCATATCAGTTGTCTGATCCATAAATTCTAACCAAAACAGGATTAAGAGTTAGCACACTCCACTTTACACAATATCCCTATTTCCTGTAGATGATTTCCTGAAAAACATCAATAACAGACTTCCACAGTACCAAaccaaatcaaacttgacaatttTGCTAAGCCGTAATGAAACTGCACGTTTTCAATGCAATTCACCCACAAAACCGAAAGAAATGATTAAATATAGGAAAGCTGCAAAGGCTACTTACATCATTGGCAGAACCAATATTTTCCTTCCCACTTGAGGCATATACAGGACCAAGCCTTTTATGGCAAGCAGCAACAAGAAGCCTTGGATATAGTTTCTCTTGCAGCTTGCAAGAACTAGAAGAACGTTGACATGCAGAATGTAGAGGAAGCAATTTGCACGTTCTCCCAAGACCTAATGGGCTGTCCAAAGTGAGCCCATCATGAGGCTTGTATACTGTAGCTTGGCAGTAGCTCATATTTCCTTCTTCTTGAATTCCGGAAGTAACTAGAACCAAATCTGTAGGTTCAATATGAATGAGTATATACCAAACTAGAAAGAATAATGCCATATATATGGAACAGAATCAAGTGTCAACTGAACTGATCAAggctaaaaaaaaaaatctccattTTGCACAACGTTGTAGCCAGTGTTCAAGATGTTTTTAATGCTACAAGCAAAATTAAGCGTGATGTTCTCAATAATTTATTCCCATGAATGAACTAGGAGTGTGCGAGGATTTGAGGAAAACAACAGTTGCTATTATTAGATAGAGCAATACTCTCTGATGTTCAGAGATGATTATGAAGTCCACCTAAAATGTACTTTAGAGGGATTTTAACCTGCCACAAAACTACCTAAATGCTAAGTAAAGAAAAATGCAACAGATAATCGTCATGAGACCACGCTCGAAACACTAATGCAGGCTGAAATACAGCATTTGTTCCCCATACATTCCCAATACCTTTTAACATGAACCCTAGTAAAATTAGTATGTACCAAACAAG includes these proteins:
- the LOC124677029 gene encoding uncharacterized protein LOC124677029, which encodes MSYCQATVYKPHDGLTLDSPLGLGRTCKLLPLHSACQRSSSSCKLQEKLYPRLLVAACHKRLGPVYASSGKENIGSANDQFSMESLNKAMDGAKKQWSIQGLLMEQLSKITGQGSGGNGGNNNRYGGSGGSDGSDDESFTDSLYEMVQVLLATVAFVLTYIHIIRGEELYRLARDYTKYLVTGKRTSRLKRAMLSWREFSDGITKKDSTEAGVYGSPVGSEPVWWQQPQKLVHIMGNLFKSNLRPQAQES